The genomic region GAAGCCGAGGCCCGGGGTGGCCAGCCCTGCCGGGCACTCAGGGTCCTCTCAGATGCGGGGACTCAGTGCGGGTCCTGGTCGCACCAGGGGACAGGACACCAGGGCCAGGGGGGCACCGTGGGACGGGAGCGTGGCTGCAAGGCCGGCGGTGCTGTGGTGGCGGGAAGGCCATGGCCTGTGGGAGGGTGGCGGGCTCACCCCGCCTGCCGGACAGGCTCAGGGTTCGTGGGATGCCCCGCGCAGGGCAAGGCGCCAGCCCTCCTCCCGAGAGCGGTAGGCTTTGTGGCCGTGAGCTGGTGCTGCCGCCTGCCTTAGCGGTGTCCCTGATCAGCTGGTGACCGTAGAGCAGGGTGTGAtcgaggggctggggtgggaggtttGCTGCCCCACCCCTCATGGAGGGGACTCCGTCTCAGGCCTCGGGCACCCTGCCCAGCTCAGCACCGTCCGGTCCGTGCCGCCCGCTCCCGGGAAGATGCTGCGCTGGGGCCTCGGTCTTTGGTCTGAGATAAGCACCAGCCCCCCAGGAGGGTCCCGAGGAGAGAGGCTCTGGTCCCCCTGGGCCTGCAGGACGCTGGAGACGCAGAATGGCTCCACGGTGTGGTTTTCACGCCCggcctttctcttcccttccagcCACAACATTCTTCCACCACGTGAACCTCCAGTACAGCACCATCTCGGAGTTCTGCACGGGGGAGGCGTGCCAGACGATGGCCGTGTGCAACACGTGAGTCACTGCCTGGTGTGGCCCTGCCCCGGGGGCTCGGGCGGGCTGTGGCCGTGGCCCCGGCCGCCGCACTCCTGTCTTCTCAGACCCCACGCTCGCGGCCTCCGCTCGAGGTCTGCCAGTGGCTCAGGGCCTCCCTCAGCAGGGTCCTCGCCAGGCTGCACCTCCTGTGCTCgcgggcccagggcctggcagggcGACGGGAGGCAGAGCCCTGCGGAGGTTGGGACCCCGGCGGCGTGGGTCCCTCCGGGGCACAGGTGCTGGGAGCCGGCCAGGGGCCGACAGGACGCGTTCCTGGGGGCAAGGACGTTTCCCCAGGACGTGCCCGCTGGGCTTCCTGAGACAGCAGGGTGTGTGTTTCTCTGCTGTGGCTTCCGGCCCCACCGGGTGATGGCTCTAACTCAGAGCTCCTGCTCTGCGTGGAGGCCCTACTGCACCCCACCCGCTGCCGGTCTGTGGGGCTGGGACGCCTTGGCGCCTTCCCATGAGGTGACGTCCTGCAGGCCTGGTGCAGGCTGCTCTCTTCTGGAAGCACGTGCCGTTCGTTTCCTCAGTAAGCAGGCATCCCTGAGGGGCTCCAGGGTACCCCACTGCCTCTGTGGCAGCTCTTGGAGGCCACGTGGGTAGGAGAGCCACCACGTGGCCCTGGGCTTGCCACTGGCCCAAGTAGCAGAAGCCACAGAAGAGGCCACAGGCAGGAGGCCAGGTCTGCAGGGGCTCAGCCCGGGCAGGGTGTGGCGCGGGGGCACAGAAGCTCCTTTCTGACGTCTCCTCTGCAGGCCAGGGGCTGATAGGAGCACATGTGAGCAGCGGGCCTCCACTAGTGGACACGTCAGTGCTGCCGTCCTGAGTTCACCCTGCCCGTAGGCTGTGGGCAGACCCAGCTCAGGCCGAGACACGTGGGCCCTCCTCTTGCTGAGAGCCCACCCAAAGCCTCAGCACAGGCAGAGGGTAGAGTTCCCCCGCCCTTCAGAGGGCACAAGTGCAGAAGACAGCTGCTCTTCACTCCTTACTCACCCAGCGAGAGCCATTGATGGTATGCTCAGGTGTCACGTGTGTCCCCAGATAGCCACAGCCAGGCATGGCCCAGGGAGGATGGGGCAGTGTTGGGTGGGCAGTGCTGGGAGCAGGCTTGAGGTGAGCTTGGGGCAGGAGAACATCAGCATGGGACAGAGTGGCCTCTGTAGAGCAGACATGGCCACAGCAGCTGCAAGTGGGCAAGGGCAGCGCTGCAGAGCCATGTGTGTGGCATGCTTGGAGGACGTTTGCCAGCTGTGTGCCTGACCAGGCGGTGTCACAGGTGGCCTATGGGCTGGCGAGTGGGAAAGCCGGGGCCCCTCCATGGCGCCACATGCCCTTCCAGTATCGATGTGTTTGAGAAGAAGCTCCTTGAAAGAGCATAGGATTTGGTGTCAGGCAGACATGTGTCTAGATGCTGGCTCTGCCATGTAAAACTTGGAGATCTGGGGATTTTGAGAATTCTACTGTTCATTCTTCTCATCTGTAACCTACTTTGTAGGGTTTTTGTAAATGTATATGAATTGATATGCATATAAATGCCTTCCTAGGAATCATTTGAGATCAAGGAATGGAAACACATGAATTCGTTTAATAGAAAAAGGGAGTCTGTCAGGGTCCACAGAGCCACTGCTCTCCCGGGACCATCCAGTCCACCCTGCTGGCGCCTGAAGGACAGAGACCAAAGGGTAATGTTGGcgccccagaagaagaggagagagggccATGCCGAAAACATGTTGGAAGAAATATGGCCGAAAACTTACCAAATTTGGTCAAGACACAAACCTACAGATTCAGGAAGCTTAATGAACTCTGAGCAGGCTAAACCCGATGAATCCACCACAAACACATAATCAAACTGCTGAAGAGAACACACACCTTAAGAGCATCAGAGCCAGCAGCACTGCACCTGTGGGGACGTGGTGCCGGTGGCTGTGGCTCTCCTTCCCCCCCGGGGGCCAGGAGGAGGCTCCATAACATCGTTCAGGTGCTGAAAGGAAAGAGCGGTCCCCCCGGGAGTTCCACGTAATGCTCCTCAAGAATGAGGGTAAAATAGAGACATTTCTCAGAGGAAGGGAGCCAGCAGAGCTGCGCAGGGAGCTCTTCACACAGGAAGGAAGTGGTGCTAGAAGGGACCGCGGGACAGCAGGATTCGGGGAGAGCAAGAGACGGGAGATGTGATAGGCCGCTCCACTCTTCTTCAGCTCTTTAAAGCGTGTCTGGTGGGTGAGCAAAACCCATCACCCTGTCTGATGGGTCTTCAGCGTGTGTGGATGGAACACTGAGACAGTAGTAGTGTCCTGGGGCAGGCAGAGAGCCCTGTGTGCTGGTCGGCTCTGTGATTCCACTTGTGGAGGTGATACTTGGCTCCAGGTACAGCACGGAAAGGTCATGTGCATTTTATAATCCTTTGAGCAATCTCTTAAAAAAGTTACATAAGTGACATAGTCAAAATcataatagataaattaaaaggaaatactaaaaataaCGCAAAGAAGGCAGGAAATATAAGGAgtgaaaaacaaagggaacaaatAGTAAATGATGGTAAACTTAAATTCAGACAGATCAGTAATTACAGTGAATGTCAATGGTGTGAACATGCCAGTGACAAGACAGATCATAAGAATGGATTTCAGTGTATACaagaaattcactttttttttttgccatgccacgtggcatgtgggatcttagttccccgaccaggggttcaAACCtgcgccctctgcagtggaagcgtggagtcttacccactggaccaccagggaagtcccaagaaattcACTTTAAATGCAATGACATTGGTAGgttaaaagtgaaagaatggGAGAGGATATTACCAACAAAGATATACCAAATCAGAAGAAAACTAAAGTGGCTATGTTAATACCAAAGTAAACTTCAGAGCAAAAAATAActagggataaagaagaagattgcgttatttacaaaagagtcaattcatcaagaagtaCTGACCTTGAATGTGTATGTACCAAACAACAGAGCTTTTACACAAAGCAAATGGACAGAAccaaagggagaaacagacaaaatcacattaTGGTTGGAGATTTCAACATTCCTCTCTTGGTAATAGACGGACCTAGTAGGCAGAAAGTCAGCAAGAATCTGGAACTAAATAACACCATCAGCCAACTGGACTGAATTGATACTTACACAACACTCCACCCTCGGCAGTAAAATGCACATCCCTTTCAAGTGCACTGGGATTATTCATCAAAATAGTGTAGATCATATCCTGGCTCACAAAACAGACCTTAGCGAACTTTAAAGAATCAGAGTCATACAGAGCAAGTTTTCTGACCATAATtacattagaaatcaataacaggaaaatctccaaacatttagaaattaacatacttttaatttttttttttaatttttttaaaaattatttttggctgtgttgtgtcttcgtttctgtgcgagggctttctctagttgcggcgagtgggggccgctcttcatcgcggtgcgcgggcctctcactgtcgcagcctctcttgttgcggagcacaggctccagaggcgcaggctcagtagttgtggctcacgggcccagttgctccgcggcatgtgggatcttcccagaccagggctcgaacccgtgaaccctgcattggcaggcggattctcaaccactgcgccaccagggaagcccccagaaattaacatactttaaaataatccatgggtcagagaggaagtctcaagggaaattagaaaatgttttaaactgaACACAAACGAGAATGCAACATATCTGAACTTGTGGGGTGCAGCTAAAGCAAGGcttagaggaaagtttatagGATTAAACCACTTGTTTtagaagaagaaagatctcaattCAATCTAAGCTTCCATATTAAGaacctagaaaaaagaaaagcaaaaaaaaaaaacccctaaattgagcagaaggaaagaaatggtaaaagaagaacagaaaatccTGACATTGATGTCTGAAAACAGCTGGGAAAACTTCATGAGACCGGAAGCTGACTCCTTGAAAGGATTGGTAAAATCGAGACACCTTTAGTAAAACTAACAAAGGTAAAGAGAGAAAAGGTACAGATTATCAATATAAGGAATGAAAGGGGAAATAATGATAAACCCAGGAGataataaaaggataataaagaaacaaaatctctGCATACGTTAAATTTGACAGTTTAGattaaatggaccaattccttggaAAGCACAAAATATCACAATTTACCCAAGATGGGTAatgcagtaaggcaagaaaaagaaataacagtctttcaaattggagaagaagaaaataaaactgaatttgcatacaacatgattgtctatgtagaaaaaaaaaaaaaaaccgaaggATTCTAGCAAAAAGTCGAATAAATTTAGCAAAGGTCagcacacaaaaatcaatcataGTTTGTATACTGGCAGTGTACAATTGGAACACGAAATTGATAAAATTATATCACTTACAGTAGCTccaaacacaatgaaatacttaggtacaGATCTAAGGAAACATGCACAGGATCTTTATGCTGgaaactacaaaatgctgatgaatggAATCAAAGACTGTcgtaaatggagagacatactgtgttcatggatggGAAGACTCAACACACTGGAAGTGTAAATTCATTTATTGCAATTTCAGTTAAGATCCTAGCAGAGTTTTTGTTGATAtaaacaagctgattctaaaatttatatggaatagcaaagtcactggaatagctacaatgattttgaaaaaagaacaGTCAAGTTGGAAGAATCCCACGGCctgtttttaagatttactgTAAAACTGTGGTAATCAGGACGGCATGGCGGTGGTGAAGGAAGAGACACAGAGATCAGtgcaacagaatagagtccagaaatggaCCCCCACAAACATGGCCCCTTGATGTTTGACAGAGATGCAAAaggaattcaatggagaaaggacagactTTTCAACCAGAGCTGTTGGAAAAACCAgtcatctgcatgtcctcttctGCCAGAATTAACTTGAAGTGAATTCTAAATCTAAATATAAAAGATGaaactttcagaagaaaacacaggaggaaACCTTCATGATAGTGTTAGGCGAAGAGTTCTTGGTCGTGACATGAGCCGCAGTCCATAGGCGAGAAAGAATCCGTAAActgggcttcatcaaaatttagaACTTTTGCTCTGAGAAAGACACTGTTAGGAGAAAGGGAAGACAGACTAGAGAATAATCCCATGTCCGAGAAAGGGCTAGTGCGCGGAATGGATAAAGAGCCCTCACAGATCATCAGTAAGAAAATCTGGTCACGGGTGGAGAAAGGACTTGGACAGATCACGGAAGAGGACCCAAGCAGGGCAGATGAGCACCTGCGAGGCTCTGCCTCATGAGCAGGTGGAGAAATATGAATTCAGACCACGCTGCAGGAGCGCCTGATAAAACACGCCGGGTGCCGGCGAGGACGGAGGGGGTCCCGGCGGGATAGTCGCTCCGAGAACGTGTTGATGGTTTCTCAGGAAACAAGACGTTCACCTACCGTGGGCCCAGctgtcccactcctgggcgtccACCCTAGAGAAACGAGAACTAGTGCTCATACAAACACCCGCCCGGGAGGGTTTTAACAGCCTGACCCATAATTGCCCCAAACAGGAGGCCACACAGGTGTCCTTCGGCAGGTGAATGTCTGGACAGACTGGCGCGTCCACAAGGTGTCCATCTCAGTGGCATGGATCGCAGAGCCCGGCTCAGGACATCGCGTGGCGTTCCTGAGGACATGTCACTAGTGTGCTGGGGACTGACCAGCAGGCCAGGGGCCAGGGTGGGAGCTATGCCCGTTGTGGGTCCTCTATTTGGGTTAAAATGCATAAGACTGCACGCCAAAACCAGTCAGCCTTACTGTGTGAcagttcaaaaataaaatgaaaacgaAAAAGAGGAACGTTGAAAGCAGAGTGTTCCAGCTCTCACGCAGGCGGGGCGACCACAGTGCCCCTAAGGAGCTGGTCTCTCCGGGCCTGACATCATGAAAACGTTTCCCATTTTCTAGCTCCGGCGGTTTTTTCTGACTGTGGCACCCGTGGCCAGGCGCATCCAGCACCAAGCAGGGGTGGGGAATCGCTGGGGCAGGTGTCTGACCTCTGTCTGGGGCCCCTCCCAAGCTGGTCCGGGGACCCCAGGGGCTGCTGTGAGGAGAGGGACGACGCGTGTGTCTTCTCACGGAGCACGTCCTCAGATGGCGCCGATGCCCGGGCAGGGGGAGGACGGCCAGCAGGGCCACCCTGTGGTGGGGAGGGCTCTGGATCCTTGCTGGGGGCCGGCAGGGAGCTCGGCAAGCTTCTTGGGGCTTCGTCTGACCAGCTCGGGGGCCTTGTGGGGCAGCCTGGTCTCCCTGCGGGGCCAGCAGTGCCTAGGGGCAGCCTGGGAGCAGGCGTGGCAGGGAGGGCTCTGCTGAGGTGGCACTGCAGGTGTAGGGCGGGGCCTGATACCCAGGGGCAGTCAGGGCTGTGTCCCCTTGTCCACTGAAGGTTGGCCTTTTTCCTGGTGGCCTGTCCATTTGTGTGTGGGCTGTTTTCCCTGTCTTGCAGCCTGacccccacccagccctgccagggGCACAGATAAGCTAACCGGTCCTGGGGGCGGGGAAGAGCCTTGGTTCCTGCTAGAgggagtggggggcgggggcgcggcGGGCAGCAGGGCTGCCTTGAGGTCACGTGGGCGGGGCGtgcctttttattttggctgGAGTCAGGCTGGCCACGAGAGATGGGGACCCTGCTGTCCTGACGACAGGCCTGGCAaggtggtgggggtgggtgagCCCACATGGCTGTCACCCAGGGGTGCTTAGTGAGCTCAGGAAATCAGGGCAAGGTGCTCAGAGCCAGCCTGGGGTGCTGGCCTGGGATAAGGTGGGATGGTGAGGTGTTGGGGGAACTGGTCTAAGCCAGTTCTGAAGCCAAGTAAAGTCAGCTAAATGGGGGCGGGGATGCTGGGCGGAGGTCTCCATGAAGCCCGTCTGGCTGGGGCAGGGGTGTGGCAGGGTTGGCGGCTAGGCCACGGAAGGGGGTGCTCTGGTCACTCGCTCGCTCACTGACAGATGCAGCCTGTGTCCCCCCAGCCCCCCTATGGGCTCCGGTGCAGCTCTTGGCGAGCCAGCCTGCAGGTACAGGGCCTGCTGCTGGGAAGACTGGAGCCCTTGGTGGGAGGGATGCTGGTGGCTGCAGGGGGAGCCCACCAGGGGCTTGTGTTTGTTCTGCTGGAGGATAGGCCATGTTTACATGAGCTAGGAGACGCGCTTGGTTTCACGGCTGGGCTTatgcagggagaagaaaaccCAGGTGTCCACACCCCAAACACCCTGGCCCACTCCGGCCTGAGGACTGTctgccccacacccacccccgTGTACGGGGCAGGTTGGGGTCTTTGGGGGGCATCCAGGGGCCAGATTCCCGTGTACTGAGGCCTCCTCACCCCACCCGGCCCAGGGCAAAGGTTTGGCCTCTACTGGTGGCAGCAGGGATGCTACTGAGGGTCGAGGCCCGGCTGACAAGTCACAGCAGGGCCTCCGGGAAGGGATGGGCACAGCTTGGATACCTCTAAAATCATGTGTAAAACAACACGCGTTCCTTTGAGAGAATGAAGCCTGAGGCCACGTGTAGAGCGGAAGGTGCGCGTTGGTTTCCTGATGCTGTGCACAGCCAGCTCTCCTGGCCGCGGGCGTCACCGCCCCCCTCTGTCCCCACAGACAGTACTACTGGTATGATGAGCGGGGCAAGAAGGTGAAGTGCACGGCCCCCCAGTACGTCGACTTCGTCATGAGCTCCGTGCAGAAGCTGGTGACCGACGAGGACGTGTTCCCCACAAAATACGGTGCgtggcccctcccaccccaggctctGGGACCTGTGGCCTCCactaccccccccaccccccatggccGGGCCCTCGAGGTCCCCCTGCCGGGGAGGCGGGGGCTTGCAGCCGTCGAGCAGCACCCACAGCTGTGTACAGCCCTGAGCGGGCCCAGCCGGGTCCCAGACCCATCCTGAGCTGCCGAGGGCAGCACCTGGCCGACAGGAGGTGCCCGTCTCCCGGGTCCCCCCCTCCTCTGCGGCCCAGGCCACAGAGAGCGCCCTGGGCGCCTGTCCCGGCTTTAGGCCATGCGCGGCGGGGTCGCGGGCCCCGCACAGAGGCGCCCAGTACAGCTCGCGAGCAGCCACCCTCGCGGCCCCGCCCCGGGTGCCGGCTCGCTCAGGTGTTGCGGTGGGCGGCTCCGTGAGGGCTGCggggtcggggcggggggggggggcgcggtgGGGCCAGGGCGGGCTGACAGCGGCCCCCTCCCCGCAGGCCGCGAGTTCCCCAGCTCCTTCGAGTCCCTGGTGAAGAAGATCTGCAAGTACCTGTTCCACGTGCTGGCGCACATCTACTCGTCGCACTTCAAGGAGACCCTGGCGCTCGAGCTGCACGGACACTTGAACACGCTCTACGTGCACTTCATCCTCTTCGCCCGCGAGTTCAACCTGCTCGACCCCAAAGAGACGGCGGTCATGGACGACCTGACGGAGGTGCtgtgcggcggcggcggcggcggcggcggcggcggcggcgggggccgcgggggcggggacggggcgggcggggcggcgGGCGCACAGAACCACGTGAAGGAGAGGTGAGCCCGGCCGCCCGCGTGCGGAGAGGCGGCGCGGCCGCGGGGGAGGCGGCGCCCGGCGGCGCGCGGAGTGTGGGCGCGGGCACTCTGCGCCGCCGGCACCGAGAACTGTGG from Eubalaena glacialis isolate mEubGla1 chromosome 10, mEubGla1.1.hap2.+ XY, whole genome shotgun sequence harbors:
- the MOB2 gene encoding MOB kinase activator 2 isoform X1, with the protein product MLGDHSSVPTDRALLSQPPKTGLSCKMVLQAVGKVLRKSKAKPNGKKPVAEEKKVYLEPEYTKSRITDFGFKELVVLPREIDLNEWLASNTTTFFHHVNLQYSTISEFCTGEACQTMAVCNTQYYWYDERGKKVKCTAPQYVDFVMSSVQKLVTDEDVFPTKYGREFPSSFESLVKKICKYLFHVLAHIYSSHFKETLALELHGHLNTLYVHFILFAREFNLLDPKETAVMDDLTEVLCGGGGGGGGGGGGGRGGGDGAGGAAGAQNHVKER
- the MOB2 gene encoding MOB kinase activator 2 isoform X2, whose amino-acid sequence is MDWLMGKSKAKPNGKKPVAEEKKVYLEPEYTKSRITDFGFKELVVLPREIDLNEWLASNTTTFFHHVNLQYSTISEFCTGEACQTMAVCNTQYYWYDERGKKVKCTAPQYVDFVMSSVQKLVTDEDVFPTKYGREFPSSFESLVKKICKYLFHVLAHIYSSHFKETLALELHGHLNTLYVHFILFAREFNLLDPKETAVMDDLTEVLCGGGGGGGGGGGGGRGGGDGAGGAAGAQNHVKER